A window from Hemicordylus capensis ecotype Gifberg chromosome 2, rHemCap1.1.pri, whole genome shotgun sequence encodes these proteins:
- the LOC128341981 gene encoding cholinesterase-like isoform X1: MVGLLPFFLCLLSLLGFSSCAENDTVVVTSSGPVRGKHLPAGSGTVTAFLGIPYAEPPVGKLRFQKPIPHQPWSHTLEAINFGNSCPQIVLSGHPETEKWTANTPCSEDCLFLNVWVPHPHPTTPAAVLVWIYGGGFLTGTASLVMYNGAFFAATENVIVVSMNYRLGALGFLSLPPAAPGNMGLLDQQLALRWVRENAAAFGGDPTRVTIFGESAGGGSVGFHLLSPGSQPLFDRAVLQSGTANAPWAWVNPEEAKRRARTLARLMGCAEHEDRAIVSCLQGKEMEEFANHQFSVVDPRIILNLPFIPTTDGDFLLDEPQKLLESGHFQRKPIMIGATSDEGSVLVLYGGLFLHTSNHHLLTWEQLLEGLKLTVSNATDDFIKTIALRYSQVEPEGPARYRSAMSQACGDYFFVCPLTEVATVMTEARSPVYVYTFTHHSAGSLWPEWMGSGHGCEIPYIFGTLTLIKGTKENHTEAELELIPRVMRYWAEFARSGDPTASFDSKTKWPLYNTTEQNYFRISTEPPQVKKPSPARMCSLWKTLLSEDSKPKKTQVGSARSSMEGRRKQEL, translated from the exons atGGTTGGTCTCCTGCCTTTTTTCTTGTGCCTCCTTTCACTACTGGGATTCAGCTCTTGTGCTGAAAATGACACAGTAGTGGTTACCAGCAGCGGTCCTGTCCGTGGAAAACACCTCCCAGCAGGCTCTGGCACCGTCACAGCCTTTCTGGGCATCCCCTACGCAGAGCCACCTGTGGGGAAATTACGCTTCCAGAAGCCGATTCCTCATCAGCCATGGAGCCATACCTTAGAAGCCATCAATTTTGGCAATTCCTGTCCCCAGATAGTTCTTTCTGGCCATCCTGAAACTGAGAAATGGACCGCCAACACACCCTGCTCAGAGGACTGTCTTTTCCTCAATGTCTGGGTGCCACATCCCCATCCCACCACACCAGCTGCTGTCCTTGTTTGGATATATGGAGGGGGGTTCCTCACTGGCACAGCCTCTTTAGTTATGTATAATGGTGCATTTTTTGCTGCCACAGAAAATGTCATTGTAGTCTCCATGAATTATCGCCTGGGAGCTCTAGGCTTCCTTTCATTGCCCCCAGCTGCCCCAGGAAACATGGGCCTGTTGGACCAACAGTTGGCTTTGAGGTGGGTGAGGGAGAATGCAGCTGCCTTCGGAGGAGATCCTACTCGGGTGACCATTTTTGGCGAGAGTGCCGGAGGAGGATCCGTCGGCTTCCACCTCCTTTCACCAGGGAGCCAGCCTCTCTTTGACCGTGCTGTGCTGCAGAGTGGAACTGCCAATGCACCCTGGGCTTGGGTGAACCCAGAGGAGGCCAAGAGGAGGGCCCGGACTCTAGCTCGGCTGATGGGCTGTGCTGAACATGAGGACAGAGCCATAGTGAGTTGCCTGCAGGGAAAGGAAATGGAAGAGTTTGCAAATCATCAGTTCTCTGTTGTGGATCCCAGGATAATTCTGAATCTGCCCTTCATACCAACCACAGATGGAGACTTTCTCTTGGATGAACCACAGAAGCTTCTGGAATCTGGACATTTTCAAAGGAAACCTATCATGATTGGTGCCACGTCCGATGAGGGGTCAGTCTTGGTCTTATATGGAGGTCTTTTCTTGCACACATCCAATCACCACCTTTTGACCTGGGAGCAGCTGTTGGAAGGGCTAAAGTTGACTGTGAGCAATGCAACGGATGACTTCATCAAAACCATAGCCCTGAGGTACAGCCAAGTGGAACCTGAGGGCCCAGCACGGTACCGTTCGGCCATGTCCCAAGCCTGTGGGGATTACTTTTTCGTGTGCCCCTTGACTGAAGTTGCCACGGTAATGACAGAGGCCAGGAGCCCTGTGTACGTTTATACTTTCACCCATCATAGTGCTGGTTCACTTTGGCCTGAATGGATGGGGTCAGGCCATGGATGTGAAATCCCATACATTTTTGGAACTTTGACCTTAATAAAGGGAACCAAGGAAAATCACACAGAGGCGGAGTTGGAACTGATTCCCCGAGTGATGCGGTACTGGGCAGAATTTGCCAGAAGTGG CGATCCCACTGCTTCCTTTGacagcaaaacaaaatggcccctgTACAATACCACAGAACAGAACTACTTCCGTATCAGCACAGAGCCGCCCCAAGTGAAGAAACCGTCACCTGCTCGAATGTGCAGTCTCTGGAAGACACTTTTGTCAGAGGACTCAAAGCCAA AGAAAACCCAGGTCGGCTCTGCCCGTTCCAGCATGGAAGGTAGAAGGAAGCAAGAACTGTGA
- the LOC128341981 gene encoding cholinesterase-like isoform X2, with the protein MVGLLPFFLCLLSLLGFSSCAENDTVVVTSSGPVRGKHLPAGSGTVTAFLGIPYAEPPVGKLRFQKPIPHQPWSHTLEAINFGNSCPQIVLSGHPETEKWTANTPCSEDCLFLNVWVPHPHPTTPAAVLVWIYGGGFLTGTASLVMYNGAFFAATENVIVVSMNYRLGALGFLSLPPAAPGNMGLLDQQLALRWVRENAAAFGGDPTRVTIFGESAGGGSVGFHLLSPGSQPLFDRAVLQSGTANAPWAWVNPEEAKRRARTLARLMGCAEHEDRAIVSCLQGKEMEEFANHQFSVVDPRIILNLPFIPTTDGDFLLDEPQKLLESGHFQRKPIMIGATSDEGSVLVLYGGLFLHTSNHHLLTWEQLLEGLKLTVSNATDDFIKTIALRYSQVEPEGPARYRSAMSQACGDYFFVCPLTEVATVMTEARSPVYVYTFTHHSAGSLWPEWMGSGHGCEIPYIFGTLTLIKGTKENHTEAELELIPRVMRYWAEFARSGKQMDAS; encoded by the exons atGGTTGGTCTCCTGCCTTTTTTCTTGTGCCTCCTTTCACTACTGGGATTCAGCTCTTGTGCTGAAAATGACACAGTAGTGGTTACCAGCAGCGGTCCTGTCCGTGGAAAACACCTCCCAGCAGGCTCTGGCACCGTCACAGCCTTTCTGGGCATCCCCTACGCAGAGCCACCTGTGGGGAAATTACGCTTCCAGAAGCCGATTCCTCATCAGCCATGGAGCCATACCTTAGAAGCCATCAATTTTGGCAATTCCTGTCCCCAGATAGTTCTTTCTGGCCATCCTGAAACTGAGAAATGGACCGCCAACACACCCTGCTCAGAGGACTGTCTTTTCCTCAATGTCTGGGTGCCACATCCCCATCCCACCACACCAGCTGCTGTCCTTGTTTGGATATATGGAGGGGGGTTCCTCACTGGCACAGCCTCTTTAGTTATGTATAATGGTGCATTTTTTGCTGCCACAGAAAATGTCATTGTAGTCTCCATGAATTATCGCCTGGGAGCTCTAGGCTTCCTTTCATTGCCCCCAGCTGCCCCAGGAAACATGGGCCTGTTGGACCAACAGTTGGCTTTGAGGTGGGTGAGGGAGAATGCAGCTGCCTTCGGAGGAGATCCTACTCGGGTGACCATTTTTGGCGAGAGTGCCGGAGGAGGATCCGTCGGCTTCCACCTCCTTTCACCAGGGAGCCAGCCTCTCTTTGACCGTGCTGTGCTGCAGAGTGGAACTGCCAATGCACCCTGGGCTTGGGTGAACCCAGAGGAGGCCAAGAGGAGGGCCCGGACTCTAGCTCGGCTGATGGGCTGTGCTGAACATGAGGACAGAGCCATAGTGAGTTGCCTGCAGGGAAAGGAAATGGAAGAGTTTGCAAATCATCAGTTCTCTGTTGTGGATCCCAGGATAATTCTGAATCTGCCCTTCATACCAACCACAGATGGAGACTTTCTCTTGGATGAACCACAGAAGCTTCTGGAATCTGGACATTTTCAAAGGAAACCTATCATGATTGGTGCCACGTCCGATGAGGGGTCAGTCTTGGTCTTATATGGAGGTCTTTTCTTGCACACATCCAATCACCACCTTTTGACCTGGGAGCAGCTGTTGGAAGGGCTAAAGTTGACTGTGAGCAATGCAACGGATGACTTCATCAAAACCATAGCCCTGAGGTACAGCCAAGTGGAACCTGAGGGCCCAGCACGGTACCGTTCGGCCATGTCCCAAGCCTGTGGGGATTACTTTTTCGTGTGCCCCTTGACTGAAGTTGCCACGGTAATGACAGAGGCCAGGAGCCCTGTGTACGTTTATACTTTCACCCATCATAGTGCTGGTTCACTTTGGCCTGAATGGATGGGGTCAGGCCATGGATGTGAAATCCCATACATTTTTGGAACTTTGACCTTAATAAAGGGAACCAAGGAAAATCACACAGAGGCGGAGTTGGAACTGATTCCCCGAGTGATGCGGTACTGGGCAGAATTTGCCAGAAGTGG GAAACAGATGGATGCAAGTTAG